The following coding sequences lie in one Egibacteraceae bacterium genomic window:
- a CDS encoding DUF6602 domain-containing protein: MTDSVRESFWALERSLLANAQESGLFSGSTTIGNAREFFIREAAPRIGLPGRVTVAAGEIVSGVGTTTGQVDAIFIDSKFGVRRIGDQIHAGPEAVIAAAEVKSSLAGDELKVALKKAAAIKKQVRPGGTGMMRGGQGNERVPVPPVAPYAFIVAIRAPAWATVFKNICENADWWNHDFMAYGPDLIWVLNEGVAVKNDRMYMTTTRDEAVMYDQTCPGSQAVMEYITGHIQRYGDLTY; this comes from the coding sequence ATGACAGATTCTGTTAGAGAGTCCTTTTGGGCGCTTGAGCGTTCGCTGCTGGCGAACGCCCAAGAGTCTGGACTCTTCTCCGGCTCAACGACCATCGGTAACGCCCGGGAGTTCTTTATCCGCGAAGCGGCACCGAGGATCGGGTTGCCAGGCAGGGTGACGGTGGCGGCCGGCGAAATCGTCTCGGGTGTTGGCACAACAACCGGCCAGGTCGACGCGATCTTCATCGACAGCAAGTTTGGCGTCAGGCGGATAGGCGACCAAATTCATGCCGGCCCAGAGGCCGTTATCGCTGCGGCTGAAGTGAAGAGCAGCCTCGCAGGGGATGAACTCAAGGTTGCGCTCAAGAAGGCTGCCGCGATCAAGAAGCAGGTGCGTCCGGGTGGTACGGGGATGATGCGTGGAGGGCAGGGCAACGAACGCGTGCCGGTGCCTCCTGTCGCGCCGTACGCATTCATAGTGGCAATCCGAGCGCCCGCGTGGGCCACGGTCTTCAAGAATATCTGCGAGAACGCCGACTGGTGGAACCACGACTTCATGGCGTACGGGCCTGACCTCATCTGGGTGCTCAACGAGGGCGTCGCGGTCAAGAACGACCGCATGTACATGACGACCACCCGCGATGAGGCTGTCATGTATGACCAGACCTGCCCGGGTTCACAAGCGGTCATGGAATACATCACCGGGCATATCCAGCGTTATGGAGACCTTACGTACTGA
- a CDS encoding tetratricopeptide repeat protein yields MPRDKDFKRLVRERMAMTGELYTTARARLGGEPAAIDPAGPARPHVRSTAPPSRRRQAHEAVPRHERAVAELERARGRRHPGTIAARRSLSGAYWVVGRVEDALRELEGAVVDLDAVHGGDHPDTLGARRELAGCYEEVGRGDEAMALIEQVVEGRDRVLGLGHREALEARDQLARYYADRGRLAEVVALHERALADLSDRHGSDHPDTVQARVALATWHDRAGRPTEALRLIEQVAEVRHRVLGRDHPDTLRARYALARWYWRAGRHDQSITGLEKLVADNDRVLGPADWETLRAREALARFYQEAGRIEEALGQWWQGIADRERHVGADHEDTLNARNHLAIALFHRVGRKQEAIVVLEQVLADAERALGTGDPAARTVRRNLAGFYAEVQRLDEAIALSDEELRTCQRTLGEDHPDTRKARSTLGSLHRAAGRVEGTTESKQHQSPGEESHD; encoded by the coding sequence ATGCCCAGGGATAAGGATTTCAAGCGGCTCGTGCGCGAGCGCATGGCGATGACGGGTGAGCTCTACACGACTGCTCGCGCGCGCCTGGGTGGCGAGCCCGCTGCCATCGACCCTGCGGGGCCGGCTAGGCCACATGTGCGATCAACCGCGCCGCCGTCGCGGCGACGTCAGGCACACGAGGCGGTGCCGCGGCACGAACGAGCCGTCGCGGAGTTGGAACGCGCCCGCGGCCGGCGGCATCCCGGCACGATTGCGGCGCGTCGTTCCCTGTCGGGTGCGTACTGGGTGGTTGGCCGCGTGGAGGACGCCTTGCGCGAGCTCGAGGGGGCCGTCGTCGACCTCGATGCGGTGCACGGCGGTGACCACCCCGACACGCTGGGCGCCCGCCGCGAGCTCGCGGGGTGCTACGAGGAGGTGGGCCGAGGCGACGAGGCGATGGCGCTGATCGAACAGGTCGTGGAGGGTCGTGACCGTGTCCTTGGCCTGGGACACCGCGAGGCGCTGGAAGCTCGCGATCAGCTCGCCAGGTACTACGCGGACCGTGGCCGGCTAGCCGAGGTGGTCGCGTTGCATGAGCGCGCCCTGGCCGACCTTTCCGACCGTCACGGCAGCGATCATCCCGACACGGTGCAGGCACGCGTCGCACTGGCGACGTGGCATGACCGCGCCGGTCGTCCTACCGAGGCGTTGCGGCTGATCGAGCAGGTCGCCGAGGTGCGACATCGTGTGCTGGGCCGCGATCATCCCGACACCCTCAGGGCCCGCTACGCCCTGGCTCGCTGGTACTGGCGGGCCGGCCGCCACGACCAGTCCATCACCGGGTTGGAGAAACTCGTCGCAGACAACGACCGCGTGCTGGGCCCGGCCGATTGGGAGACGCTTCGGGCGCGGGAGGCGCTGGCCAGGTTTTACCAGGAGGCCGGCCGTATCGAGGAGGCGCTCGGGCAATGGTGGCAGGGGATCGCTGACCGTGAACGCCACGTGGGCGCCGACCACGAAGACACGCTCAACGCCCGCAACCATCTGGCGATCGCGCTGTTTCACCGCGTCGGCAGGAAGCAGGAGGCGATCGTCGTGCTGGAGCAGGTGCTCGCCGACGCTGAACGGGCCCTGGGCACAGGCGACCCTGCCGCCCGCACCGTCCGCCGCAACCTCGCCGGCTTCTACGCCGAAGTGCAGCGGTTGGACGAGGCGATCGCCCTGTCCGATGAAGAGCTCAGGACCTGTCAACGCACCCTGGGCGAGGACCACCCGGACACCCGCAAGGCCCGGAGCACGCTCGGTTCCCTCCACCGCGCAGCGGGTCGCGTCGAGGGCACGACCGAGTCGAAACAGCACCAGTCCCCAGGCGAGGAATCCCACGACTGA
- a CDS encoding HAD family hydrolase codes for MYEQGVLFDFHDTLVQLRPSTAARLAAELELTEAACSQGLHDLEARVGGLRRQGRWPPERDVWTGVCTLLLDCLGVNGDGAALAAVMSAHYRAPSSYQAYPDVAEPLAQIHRQGVRLGVLSNTDIDLWAVLDHRGLSSLIDIAVPLLVHSLEKPQAAAFQLGLDELGVPAASAWLVGDSLHQDAAAAQVAGINAVLLDRRGLHTSAALPPGVTRTPSLDVLPSLLKYHQSSLK; via the coding sequence ATGTACGAGCAAGGGGTTTTGTTCGACTTCCACGACACACTCGTGCAGTTGCGCCCCTCCACAGCCGCGCGGCTGGCTGCTGAGCTCGAACTGACCGAGGCTGCCTGCTCGCAAGGGCTGCATGATCTGGAGGCCCGCGTCGGCGGCCTGCGCCGTCAGGGACGTTGGCCGCCAGAACGCGACGTGTGGACCGGGGTGTGCACCCTCCTGCTTGACTGCCTCGGCGTGAACGGCGATGGCGCCGCTTTAGCCGCGGTGATGTCCGCCCACTACCGCGCGCCCTCCTCCTACCAGGCCTACCCCGACGTCGCCGAACCCCTCGCACAAATTCACCGCCAAGGGGTCCGCCTCGGCGTGCTATCCAACACCGACATCGATCTATGGGCAGTCCTGGACCATCGCGGCTTGAGCTCCCTCATCGACATTGCGGTCCCACTGCTGGTCCACAGCCTCGAGAAACCCCAAGCCGCGGCCTTCCAACTCGGCTTGGACGAACTCGGCGTGCCGGCCGCCAGCGCCTGGCTCGTCGGGGACAGCCTGCACCAAGACGCAGCCGCCGCTCAGGTAGCCGGCATCAATGCCGTCCTGCTGGATCGCCGTGGCCTCCACACGTCCGCAGCCCTTCCGCCAGGCGTAACACGGACCCCCAGCCTCGACGTCTTGCCCTCGCTGCTGAAATACCACCAGTCGAGCCTGAAATAG